From Veillonella dispar, one genomic window encodes:
- a CDS encoding ESPR-type extended signal peptide-containing protein, with product MNKIFKVVWNKSKNCYVVVSEFAKNNSGKKKIVVAGIFAALAMTNANVALAVNEVPTSTGGASVAFGDSATVTGANAVGLGNSASVTGVNAVALGTNVKATTSDAVVIGTAAKAETAGGGVAIGQNAYSKGLYSNTPSVAVGKNSIANGGTAIAIGTGATVNEAGTNFSQGIAIGGGALPGQGATVIGDQSIAIGGNTKAIGHSSIVIGGDDADRMTNTRAVYTDINTGKAKVGTVSAAVKDLTGYEIKWRDYNNATADHIGITVGTKGQSGNAGIAIGTGADSKNRIAGALTGVNTSGADNDSVTNAIAIGTGAKANRDNSVALGGGSTTDKAGTKQSSYTLSNGITATWAGGDKTLEGDVVSFGAEGYERQLKNVAPGEVSATSTDAINGSQLAAIVDQIAYKYVSIKSTDTPNKDNTGAKANNAIAIGPNASTDTAATSSVAIGDGASTTGRSTVALGLSAQATSANATALGANSIASEDDTVAVGHGAKATDGNASAFGADAIASNIESTAIGHGTAASGASSTALGSRAKAAGTAGVGIGMLANATKDYSIAIGGESSSTADNSIAIGRKSSVSENDGIAIGTRSNASAAKSIAIGDGASATTADGVAIGSKSVASTAAGVAGYNANTGRTDTYANLTGATLTSTLGGVAVGTTGQTRQINYVAAGTADTDAVNVAQLKSVNLAFTGDTGSGDVNLANSKLAVNGDDTYITTTANGKKITIAGKKQDITVTNGVASATAGMADAQNVADAINQAVANSSSSWNLSANGEATTATVEKGNKVDFSGDDNITVARNDKNITVSLKKELTGLNSASFNNAAGNPTVKIDGDKGINAGDMKVTNVADGVADKDAVNVSQLKKTDAKAEANKTAIARKISLGGNSGSTAEKSLSAGDVKFNVKGANGLTTVASGDDVTVKLDDTTKDKIDNAADKDLSNLNPAGEQKVKDLAAWKVVANSGTAEDVKGGDTVKFIDGDNIEITQAGKNFTIATKKNVTFDNITATQAITAPTVNATTGVVTPQVTGLTNRDWTPGQTTPVPGRAATEDQLKQVDNQVATNKQNIADNKTAIDKNTTAIARKISLGGNTGTTTEKSLSTADVKFNIKGENGLTTEAKDDNVTVKLDTATKDKIDNAADKDLSNLNPTGEQKVKDLAAWKVVANNGTAEDVKGGDTVKYINGDNILITQSGKDFTFATKPDVTFNTVTANDTITAPKVKATTGVETPQVTGLTNKTWDPNNITSGRAATEDQLKAVDDQVKENKDNITQNTGDIATNKTNIAKNAGDIADNKQKIADNTTAINKNADDIATNKANIDQNTTAIARKISLGSDDGDTDEKSLSTGDVKFNIKGENGITTAANGVDVTVKLDDATKDKIDNAANKDLSNLTPAGEQQVKDLAAWNVVANNGTAEKVQGGDTVKFIDGDNVSITQNGKEFTVATKKDVTFDNVTANQKITAPEVSGLTNKTWVPGQTTPVSGRAATEDQLKAVDDQVAANKANITKNADDIKTNKDNIAANKEQIDKNTTAIARKISLGSDNGDTDKKSLSTGDVKFNIKGQNGIVTEANGEDVTVKLDDDTANKINNAANTDLSNLTDAGKQQVKDLSAWNVVANNGTAEKVEGGNTVKFIDGDNISITQNGKDFTIATKKDVTFDTVTANDTITAPKVKATDGVETPEVTGLTNKTWVPGQTQPVSGRAATEDQLKAVDDQVEANKANITKNAGDIAANKAQIDKNTEAIGRKISLGGNTGSTDEKSLSTGDVKFNIKGENGLTTVANGEDVTVKIDDATKAKIDNAANQDLSNLTPAGKQQVKDLSAWNVTAAGGTVEKVQGGDTVKFQAGDNLEVKQDGTTFTYSLAKDVKGLNSVTVGDENGPSTKITPAGTTVKDAAGNSTTVNGAGMTITPANAAASPVSLTVNGLNNGGNQIHGVAPGTADTDAVNVSQLKAAKAGLQQAINDVGVETQRVGAHAAAMAALKPIQYDPLEPTQIMAGIGNYRGETAGAIGLAHYKTEDTMFNIGVTLGSSHNMINAGVTHKFGGSRDRKDAIPERYKAGPISSIYVMQDEVSHLRNQNEEYKSKLEQQQSEIDALKAAVNQLLANKA from the coding sequence ATGAACAAGATTTTTAAAGTGGTTTGGAACAAATCCAAAAATTGCTACGTAGTAGTATCTGAATTCGCTAAAAACAATAGCGGTAAAAAGAAAATTGTTGTGGCTGGTATCTTTGCAGCATTAGCTATGACTAATGCTAATGTAGCATTGGCTGTAAACGAGGTGCCTACATCTACTGGTGGTGCATCTGTAGCTTTTGGTGATAGTGCTACTGTTACAGGTGCCAATGCAGTCGGTTTAGGTAACAGTGCTAGTGTTACAGGTGTAAATGCAGTTGCTTTAGGTACAAATGTAAAAGCTACTACTAGTGATGCTGTTGTAATTGGTACTGCTGCAAAAGCAGAGACTGCTGGTGGTGGGGTTGCTATTGGTCAAAATGCTTATTCAAAAGGTCTATATAGTAATACACCAAGTGTTGCTGTAGGTAAAAATTCCATAGCAAATGGTGGTACTGCGATTGCTATTGGTACTGGTGCGACGGTAAACGAAGCTGGTACTAATTTTTCACAAGGTATTGCCATTGGTGGTGGTGCATTACCGGGGCAAGGGGCTACCGTTATAGGTGACCAAAGTATTGCTATTGGTGGTAATACTAAAGCCATTGGTCACTCCTCAATTGTTATTGGCGGTGACGATGCTGATAGAATGACGAATACTAGAGCAGTTTATACCGATATTAATACAGGGAAAGCTAAAGTTGGGACCGTTTCTGCTGCTGTTAAAGATTTAACAGGATATGAAATTAAGTGGCGTGATTATAATAATGCTACAGCAGACCATATCGGTATCACAGTGGGTACTAAAGGGCAATCTGGTAATGCTGGTATTGCTATTGGTACTGGCGCTGACTCTAAAAACCGTATCGCTGGTGCTTTGACAGGTGTTAATACAAGTGGTGCTGATAATGACTCTGTAACAAATGCCATCGCTATTGGTACAGGCGCTAAAGCAAATCGTGATAACTCTGTCGCTTTAGGTGGCGGTTCTACTACAGATAAGGCAGGTACTAAACAATCTAGCTATACATTGTCAAATGGTATTACAGCAACATGGGCTGGTGGTGACAAAACGTTAGAAGGTGATGTTGTATCCTTCGGTGCTGAAGGCTATGAACGTCAGTTAAAAAACGTCGCTCCTGGTGAAGTAAGTGCTACTTCTACAGATGCCATCAACGGCTCTCAGTTAGCTGCTATCGTGGATCAAATTGCTTATAAATATGTATCTATTAAATCTACTGATACTCCAAATAAAGACAACACTGGTGCAAAAGCTAATAACGCTATTGCTATTGGTCCTAATGCATCTACAGATACGGCTGCAACAAGCTCTGTAGCTATTGGTGATGGTGCAAGTACAACAGGTCGATCTACAGTTGCATTGGGGTTATCAGCACAAGCTACATCGGCAAATGCTACAGCGTTAGGTGCTAACTCCATTGCGTCCGAGGATGATACTGTGGCAGTTGGTCATGGTGCTAAGGCAACAGATGGCAATGCCAGTGCTTTTGGGGCTGATGCGATAGCTTCCAATATTGAGTCTACCGCAATTGGTCATGGTACTGCTGCATCTGGTGCATCCTCTACTGCATTGGGATCCAGAGCAAAGGCCGCTGGAACTGCAGGTGTTGGTATCGGTATGTTAGCCAATGCAACTAAAGATTATAGTATTGCTATTGGCGGAGAAAGCTCTTCCACTGCAGATAACAGTATTGCTATTGGTAGAAAAAGCTCAGTATCAGAGAATGATGGTATTGCTATCGGTACTAGATCTAACGCAAGTGCAGCTAAATCGATTGCTATTGGTGATGGTGCTAGTGCTACAACTGCTGATGGTGTTGCAATAGGTTCTAAGTCTGTTGCTAGTACTGCAGCTGGTGTAGCAGGTTATAATGCTAATACTGGTCGTACTGATACATATGCTAACTTAACTGGTGCAACGTTAACATCTACATTGGGTGGCGTTGCTGTTGGTACAACAGGTCAAACTCGTCAAATTAACTATGTAGCTGCTGGTACGGCTGATACAGATGCAGTCAACGTAGCACAATTGAAGAGTGTAAACCTTGCTTTCACAGGTGACACTGGTTCTGGTGACGTAAACCTTGCTAACAGTAAATTAGCTGTAAATGGTGACGATACATATATTACAACTACAGCTAATGGTAAGAAAATTACTATTGCTGGTAAAAAACAAGATATTACTGTAACTAATGGTGTTGCTTCTGCAACTGCAGGCATGGCAGATGCTCAAAACGTAGCTGATGCAATTAATCAAGCAGTTGCTAATAGTTCTTCCAGTTGGAACTTATCTGCTAATGGTGAAGCGACAACAGCAACCGTTGAAAAAGGTAATAAAGTAGATTTCTCTGGCGATGATAATATTACAGTTGCTAGAAATGATAAAAATATCACTGTGTCCTTGAAGAAAGAGCTTACTGGCTTGAACAGTGCATCTTTCAACAATGCTGCAGGTAATCCAACTGTAAAAATTGATGGCGACAAAGGCATCAATGCAGGCGATATGAAAGTTACTAACGTAGCTGATGGTGTAGCAGATAAAGATGCTGTCAATGTATCTCAATTGAAGAAAACAGACGCTAAAGCAGAAGCTAACAAAACTGCAATTGCTCGTAAAATTTCCTTAGGTGGTAATAGTGGTTCTACTGCAGAGAAATCTTTGAGCGCAGGCGATGTAAAATTCAATGTTAAAGGTGCTAATGGTTTAACTACGGTTGCTTCTGGCGATGATGTAACTGTTAAACTTGATGATACTACTAAAGATAAAATCGATAACGCTGCTGACAAAGATTTGAGCAATTTGAATCCAGCAGGTGAGCAAAAGGTTAAAGATCTAGCTGCTTGGAAAGTGGTTGCTAACAGTGGTACTGCTGAAGATGTTAAAGGTGGCGACACTGTTAAGTTCATCGATGGTGATAACATCGAAATTACACAAGCTGGTAAAAACTTTACAATTGCCACAAAGAAAAACGTTACATTTGATAACATAACAGCTACGCAAGCAATTACAGCTCCAACTGTGAACGCTACAACAGGCGTAGTAACACCTCAAGTAACAGGCTTAACTAATAGAGACTGGACTCCAGGTCAAACAACACCTGTACCTGGTCGTGCGGCTACAGAAGATCAATTGAAACAAGTTGATAATCAAGTAGCTACTAATAAACAAAATATTGCTGATAATAAAACAGCAATCGATAAAAATACAACAGCAATCGCTCGTAAAATCTCCTTAGGTGGTAACACTGGTACTACGACTGAAAAATCTTTAAGCACAGCTGATGTGAAATTCAATATTAAGGGTGAAAACGGCCTTACTACTGAAGCTAAGGATGATAATGTAACAGTTAAACTTGATACAGCTACTAAAGATAAAATTGATAACGCTGCTGATAAAGACTTGAGTAATTTGAATCCAACAGGTGAGCAAAAAGTTAAAGATTTAGCTGCTTGGAAAGTAGTTGCTAATAATGGTACTGCTGAAGATGTTAAAGGTGGCGACACTGTTAAATACATTAATGGTGATAATATTCTCATTACTCAATCTGGTAAAGATTTCACATTCGCTACTAAGCCAGATGTAACATTCAATACGGTAACGGCTAACGACACTATTACAGCTCCAAAAGTTAAAGCTACAACTGGTGTGGAAACGCCTCAAGTAACTGGTTTAACTAATAAAACTTGGGATCCAAATAACATTACATCTGGTCGTGCAGCAACTGAAGATCAATTGAAAGCTGTTGACGATCAAGTTAAAGAAAACAAAGATAATATCACTCAAAATACTGGTGATATTGCAACAAATAAAACAAATATTGCTAAAAATGCCGGCGATATTGCTGATAACAAGCAAAAAATCGCAGATAATACAACAGCTATCAATAAAAATGCCGACGATATTGCTACAAATAAAGCTAATATTGATCAAAATACAACAGCTATTGCTCGTAAAATCTCCTTAGGCAGTGATGATGGTGATACAGATGAAAAATCTTTGAGCACAGGTGATGTGAAGTTCAATATTAAAGGTGAAAATGGCATTACTACTGCAGCTAATGGCGTAGATGTAACTGTTAAATTGGACGATGCTACAAAAGATAAAATCGATAATGCAGCAAATAAAGACTTGAGCAACTTGACTCCAGCTGGTGAACAACAAGTTAAAGATTTAGCAGCTTGGAATGTAGTAGCTAACAACGGTACTGCTGAAAAGGTTCAAGGTGGCGATACAGTTAAATTTATCGATGGTGATAATGTTTCCATTACACAAAATGGTAAAGAGTTCACTGTTGCCACAAAGAAAGATGTAACATTTGATAACGTTACAGCAAACCAAAAAATTACAGCTCCAGAAGTAAGTGGTTTAACAAATAAAACTTGGGTACCAGGCCAAACAACACCTGTATCTGGTCGTGCAGCCACTGAAGATCAATTGAAAGCAGTTGATGATCAAGTAGCAGCAAATAAAGCTAACATCACTAAGAATGCTGACGATATTAAAACTAACAAAGATAATATTGCGGCAAATAAAGAACAAATTGATAAAAATACAACAGCTATCGCTCGTAAGATTTCCTTAGGCAGTGATAATGGCGATACAGATAAAAAATCCTTGAGCACAGGTGATGTGAAATTCAATATCAAAGGTCAAAATGGTATCGTTACTGAAGCTAATGGTGAAGACGTAACTGTTAAATTGGACGATGATACTGCAAACAAAATCAACAATGCAGCAAATACTGATTTGAGCAACTTAACAGATGCTGGTAAACAACAAGTTAAAGATTTATCTGCATGGAATGTAGTGGCTAACAATGGTACAGCTGAAAAAGTTGAAGGTGGTAACACAGTTAAATTCATCGATGGTGATAACATCTCCATTACTCAAAATGGTAAAGACTTCACAATTGCTACTAAGAAAGATGTTACTTTCGATACTGTAACTGCAAATGATACAATTACAGCTCCAAAAGTAAAAGCAACTGATGGTGTAGAAACACCAGAAGTGACTGGTTTAACAAATAAAACTTGGGTTCCAGGTCAAACACAACCTGTATCTGGTCGTGCAGCAACTGAAGATCAATTGAAAGCCGTTGATGACCAAGTAGAAGCAAACAAAGCTAACATCACTAAAAATGCTGGTGATATTGCAGCAAACAAAGCTCAAATCGATAAAAACACAGAAGCTATCGGTCGTAAGATTTCCTTAGGTGGTAACACGGGTTCTACTGATGAAAAATCCTTGAGCACTGGTGATGTGAAATTCAACATCAAAGGCGAAAACGGTTTAACAACGGTAGCTAATGGTGAAGATGTAACTGTTAAAATCGATGATGCAACAAAAGCAAAAATCGATAATGCAGCAAATCAAGACTTGAGCAACTTAACACCTGCTGGTAAACAACAAGTTAAAGATCTATCTGCATGGAATGTAACTGCAGCTGGCGGTACTGTTGAAAAAGTACAAGGCGGCGATACTGTTAAATTCCAAGCCGGTGATAATCTTGAGGTTAAACAAGACGGTACTACTTTCACATATAGCCTAGCTAAAGACGTGAAAGGTCTTAACAGTGTAACTGTAGGTGATGAAAATGGTCCATCCACTAAGATTACTCCTGCTGGTACAACTGTAAAAGATGCAGCTGGTAACTCTACAACAGTTAACGGTGCAGGTATGACTATCACTCCTGCAAATGCAGCAGCTAGCCCTGTATCTCTTACTGTAAACGGCTTAAATAATGGTGGTAACCAAATTCATGGTGTAGCACCTGGTACAGCCGATACAGATGCAGTAAACGTTAGCCAATTGAAAGCAGCTAAAGCTGGTTTACAACAAGCTATTAACGATGTAGGCGTTGAAACACAACGTGTTGGTGCTCATGCGGCAGCTATGGCAGCGTTGAAACCAATCCAATACGATCCATTGGAACCAACACAAATCATGGCTGGTATTGGTAACTACCGTGGTGAAACAGCGGGTGCAATCGGTCTTGCCCATTACAAAACTGAAGATACAATGTTTAATATTGGTGTTACACTTGGTTCTAGCCATAACATGATTAATGCTGGTGTAACTCATAAATTTGGTGGTAGCCGTGATAGAAAAGATGCGATTCCAGAACGTTATAAAGCTGGTCCTATTAGCTCTATCTACGTAATGCAAGATGAAGTAAGTCACTTACGTAACCAAAATGAAGAGTACAAATCCAAGCTTGAACAACAACAATCTGAAATTGATGCGTTGAAAGCAGCAGTTAACCAATTGTTGGCAAATAAAGCATAA